The genomic DNA CAAGCTGCTGCGCGAACTGGTCGATACGCTGCGTTCCGACGGCCACTCGATCGATCACGTCGACATCGGCGGCGGCCTCGGCATTCCCTACAAGGACGACAACAATCCGCCCCCGCTGCCGGACGCCTATGCGGAAATCGTCAAGAGCCAGCTGCAGTCGCTCGGCTGCAAGATCGTCACCGAACCGGGCCGGCTGATCGTCGGCAACGCCGGCATCCTGGTGACCGAAGTCATCTACGTGAAGGACGGCGGCGACAAGACCTTCGTCATCGTCGACGGTGCGATGAACGATCTCATCCGCCCGACCCTCTATGAGGCCTATCACGAGATCCGCCCGGTCCGCATTTCCGCCGCCAACGCGCCGCGCATCCGCGCCGACGTCGTGGGCCCGGTCTGCGAAACCGGCGACTATCTGGCGCTCGACCGCGAGATGGCGATGCCGAAGCCTGGCGATCTCTTTGCCATCAGCTCGGCCGGCGCCTACGGCGCCGTGCAGGCCAGCACCTACAATTCACGCCTCCTGATCCCGGAAGTTCTGGTCAAGGGCGACCGTTTCCACGTCGTTCGCCCGCGTCAGGACTATGACGCGTTGATCGGTCTCGATTCGGTGCCGGACTGGCTCGACTGACCCGTCCGGGCGCGACAACGACAATCTGTGGATCGGCCGCCCGGCCGATCACGATTGTGTTTGCGCCCTCGTCTTCGCCACAAACGATGGTATCCTGAACGCAAGCGGGATAGGCGAAGTTGCGTGCATTTTTGAGCTCGGCCGTCGCCTCACTACATTGGGTCAGCCACAAGCGTTGATGGGCGACCGAAAGGAAACTTGGGCGGATGACGCAATTCCGGCAGGATGAAACGCCACAACCGAAGCCGTTTTCGAGAACTCTGGCGCTGAAGAGATGGCTGGCGCGCGCGGTGCTGGTCGCCGAGCAGGTCCTGCCGCGTATCCTTCTGCCCGGTGCGATCGCCCTTCTGTTTCTTGCCTTCGCCTGGCTCGGCTTCTTTCGCGCTGCACCTTTCTGGCTACATGCGGTCGCGCTCTTTGCCTTTGCGCTAACCTTCCTCGCCTCTCTCTTACCGCTCAGCCGGTTGCGGCTTCCCGGTAATGCCGATGCCGATCGCATGCTCGAAGAGCGCAATGCGCTGCCGCATCAGGCCATCCGCGTCCAGGACGATCGCCCCGCGACCGACACCCCTCTGGGCGAGGCGCTCTGGCGCGAACACCAGGCGCGCATGGCTCGCATGATCGGCACCCTCGAGACTGGCCTGCCGCGGCCCGATATCGCCAGGCACGATCCCTTCGCGCTCAGGGCCGTGCCTGTGCTGCTCGCTTGCGTCGCCTTTGCCTATTCCTATTCCAACCGCGCCGGATTGCTGAGTGATGCGTTCCGGCTGCCGCAGACGTCGATCGAAGCAGCCAATATCCGCGTCGATGCCTGGGTAACGCCGCCGCCCTATACCGGGCGGGCGCCAATCTTCCTGACGGGCAAGCCGGAAGCCGCCGCTGCCGTGAATGAAGACGCCGGGGCGATCACCATCCCGCAGTTCAGCGACATCACCGTACGGGTCACCGGCGCCGGTGCGGACGCGCCAGTGCGCTACGCGGAAACCGGCGGGAGCAAACCGATCGCCATTCCGGTGGCCGGCGAAAAGGCCGAGGAAAAGCAGAGCAAGCCGAAAGTGGACGATGCCAGCCCGAAGGTTGCCGAAATGGTTGCAACGGAGCCGGCGCGCAGTCCGAATGCCGTGCGCAACCACGTCTACAAGGTCGTCAAGGATGGCGAACTTATCGTCGGCAGCCAGCGCTGGGCGTTCAAGATCACCCCGGACGGCGTGCCTCAGATCGCCTTTGACGGAATCCCCCATCCGACCATCAACGCGGCGCTCGAAATCACGTTTACGGCCAACGACGATTACGGCATCGCCCAGGCCTGGGCGGAGATCAAGCCGCTCGACGAACCGGCGGAAGGCGCCCGCGCGCTCTATCCGCTACCGGAATACCGGCTCGATCTGCCGCGCCGTAACGCGCGCGAGGCAAAGGGCACGACCAGCCGAAACCTCAGCGAGCATCCGCTCGCCGGCAAGCGGGTAGCGGTGACGCTCGTCGCCCGGGATGCTGCCGGACAGGAAGGCCGCAGCCCGCCGCACGACATGATCCTGCCTGCCCGCCAGTTCTCGCAGCCGCTCGCCGGCGCCGTCGCCGAACAGCGTCAGGTTTTCGCGCTCAATGCCAACGACCTGCCGCGCGCCATCGACCTCAACGACGCCGTCACGGCGCTTGCTGAGGACTGGATCCCGAACCTCACTCATTTCCTGCTGTTGAAATCGGCGCGCACCCGGATGGCGCTCGCCTATAACGACGACATGTTGCGCGATGCCGCCGGATACCTCTGGGAGATCGCGCTCGGCATCGAGGACGGCGACCTGTCGCTTGCCGAGCGCCGCCTGCGCGAAGCCCAGCAGGCGCTGTCGGACGCCTTGGAGCGCAACGCTTCGGACCAGGAAATCGCCAAGCTGATGCAGGAACTGCGCCAGGCGATGCAGGAATACATGCAGGCGCTCGCCGAGCAGGCGATGAAAAATCCACGCATGACCGGCAAGCTCGACCCGAACAACATCCTCCGCCAGCAGGACCTCGAGAAGATGATGAACCAGATCGAGAATCTGGCGCGCTCGGGCGCGCGCGATCAGGCACAGCAGATGCTCTCGGAACTGCAGCGCATGATGAACAACCTGCAGGCTGGCCGTAGCCAGCAGCAGATGGGCGAGCAGAACGACGCCATGCGCCAGCAGATGGACAAGCTCGGCAAGCTGATGCAGCAACAGCAGCAGTTGATGGACGAGACCTTCAAGTTCGACCAGGCCCTGCGTGACCGGATGCAGCGGGGCGACCCGCTGCAGGGCGAAGACAACGAGCTCTTCGGTCAGGAAATGCCGCAGGACCCAGGTCAGCAGGGCGATCCGAATGGTCAGCCCAACCCACTCGACAACATGACCGCCGAACAGCTCAAGGATGCACTGAAACAGCTGAAAGAGCAGCAGGACGCGCTCGGAAAACAGCTCGGTGAGCTGAACAAGGGCCTGGAAAGCATGGGCATCAAGCCCGGCAAGGGCTTCGGCGAAGCCAAGCGCGAAATGGACGGCGCTTCCGGCGCGCTCGGCAAGGGCCAGGGCGAACAAGCCGTCGGCAATCAGGGCCGCGCGCTACAGGCCCTGCGCCAAGGCGCCCAAGATATGATGAACCAGATGCAGGGCCAAGGTCAGGGCGGCCCTGGCATGGGTGTTCCGCAATACGGTCAAAACGGCCGCGATCCTTTGGGACGACGGCAACAGAATCTCGGCCCGAATTTCGGCGACCAGGTCAAGGTTCCAGACGAGATCGATTCTCAGCGCGCCCGACAAATCCTTGACGAGATTCGCCGCAGGCTGGGCGACAGCCTGTCGCCGGAGCAGGAGCGCCAGTACCTCGAACGCCTGCTCGACATGCGCTGAGCCGAGCGCCCGGCTCAGCCCTTTGCCTCATCACGGCAGAACATGACAACGGCTCCCGTCGCATCCAATCGATGCGCCGGGTCGCGGTCCTGTTGCTGTGGGCCGGCAGGTCTGGCCGTCAGGCGGCCAGCGCCAGCGCGACTGCCTTGCGGATATCGGGAAGGGAGAAGGGCTTGGAGATGACATCGACGATCTTGTCGGTGAGATCGTCAGCCCGCTCGCGCTGCTCGGCATAGCCGGTCATCAGCAGGATCTTCATGGCCGGAAAGGCCGCCGACGCCTGGTGCGTCAGCTCGATGCCGTCCATCACGGGCATACGGATATCGGAGAGCAGAAGGTCGAACGCCTCGGCCTCCAGGCAGGCAAGGCCATCGGCCCCATCGCCCGCTTCGACCGTCTCGTGGCCGTCGAGCCTCAGGGCCCGCGCAACGAAGGAACGCAATGCATCCTCGTCCTCGGTAATCAGGATCTTCGCCATCATGGCCTCCGCGTTCGCTTCCGAGTCCGGCGTTCACGCCGGCACCCGCACCTGATCCAAAAGTACAGCGGGCGTGGATCATCGGGAGACACACTGGCGCTGCAGCGCCGCCGATCCCCGTCGAGAATCACTGCGGCACGCACCAAAACAACCAGTTTTTCGTTTGTGTTCGGTAAACGCCGAACGACTGGATTTCAGGGCGCATGCCCCAAATCGAGACGTTTACTCGGCGTCGCCGGTGACAACACCGACAAAAGGCAGCTCGCGGAAGGCATAGGCGACGTCCATGCCGTAGCCGACGACGAAGTGATCGGGGCATTCGAAGCCGACATAATCCGCCTCGAGCTCGACCTTGCGCTTGACCCGCTTGTCGAGCAGCACGGCGATCGTGACGTTGCGGGCGCCGCGCTCGTACATCAGTTCCTTGGCGAAACGCAGCGTGCGGCCGGATTCGAGAATGTCGTCGATCAGCAGAACGTCGCGCCCATGCACGTCGCTGTCGATATCCTTGGTGATCTTGACGCCCTGCGAAACGGTGCCGGTGCCATAGCTCGACAGCGTGATGAACTCGACTTCCGGTGCCAGACCGGCCGTATGCATCGAGCGGATCAGATCGGCCGCGAAGATGAACGATCCCTTGAGCACCGCGATCACCAGTAGATCCTTGTGCGGGCCGTTGACGATCATTCCGGCGAGCTCGCTGTTGCGGGCAGCGATGGTTTCGGCCGTATAGAGAGGTTCGATATTCTTACCGCGAACAACGGGCATCAAGGCTTCTCCAGCGTTTCATCCGGAAGACCTTAAGCCTTCCCTTTGGCGCCGCTTAGCACAATCAGCGGGCCGAAACATCGTTTTCGGCGAAGGAAACCGTCACATCCGGCATTTTTCCACCCGCATAGGGCAGTCTCGTCATGAAATGACGGCTCTCACCGGGCGCGACGGCAGCACCCTCGGGCATCACCCGTGTCGTCGTGACCTTGCGCCCGTTGGCGGCAATCTCCACCACGACGATCGGCAATCGCTGCTCGATATCGGAGCGATTGTCGATCGAGCCATAGACGGACAGCACACGCATGCCGCCGGAGTAGTCGAGCCCACTCTTGATCCCCGATATCGTCAGCGGCTGGACGTCGGCCTGTCCATCGCCGGCAAAGCCGACGATCGCCAGGAAGGAAGCAAGCGCAACGCCCGCGACCATCCCGGCAAAGCGGCGTGCCGGCATGTCGCGCAGCCGCGTTTCGGCAAGACGCAACAATCGAGCGCCGAGCGACGGCTCCTGCTCCACGACCGTCAGCGTCGGCCGCCTGCGGCTGCCGGTTTGTGCATTGTCGTTGAAAACAGGATAGGGCGTGCGGCGCGACGAAGCGGATATCACCTCGAATTCCGCATCCACATAGTCGGCGCGCCTCGGCGCTGAAGCCCCGTCGCGTCCGCCGCGCTCGGGCGGCAGGAAATCTGTATCGGCGTTGTTGCTGGCGGATTTGGTCCGGAATGCCTGCATGATCATTTCCTCCTGTCCCGCAAGAGAACACGGCCGCAGGCGGCCAGTTTGTCTGCGAAACCCTCGGGCAATGCCAAGCCTCATGCGGTGCAAGAACTAGGCATTGCATCAAATCTTTCCGACACGTAAACCGGAATGGTTAATGTTTCGGAAAGACGTCGCGAAAGCGGCGCCTTTTCATGAAAAATTAACCGTCACTTAACCATGATTCCGCTGGCGGTTTTGCCTTTCTTGGCTGGTCGTCCTATGCGCGGAGGACCGGAACCGGCCGTCGGTTGCAGGGCCGTGAGAGAGACTGGGCTGCCGCTTGATTCACTTTGAGAACGTCGGACTGCGCTATGGCATGGGACCGGAAATCCTCCGGGACCTGACCTTCGACATTCCACGCCGTTCATTCCAGTTCCTGACGGGTCCGTCGGGCGCCGGCAAGACCACGTTGCTGCGGCTTCTTTTCCTCTCGCTGCAGCCGACACGCGGCCTGATCCGGATGTTCGACCGCAACATTTCGTCGATCCCGCGCGAAGAATTCCCGATGCTGCGCCGGCGCGTCGGCATCGTCTTCCAGGACTTTCGCCTGCTCGATCATCTCACCACCTACGAGAACGTCGCACTGCCGTTGCGCGTGCGCGGCAAGGAGGAGACGAGCTACCGTGCAGACGTGCTGGAGCTTTTGAAATGGGTGGGTCTCGGCGAGCGCATCAACGTGCTGCCACCGGTCCTTTCCGGCGGTGAAAAACAGCGCGCCGCCATCGCTCGGGCGCTGATCGACCGGCCGGAGATCCTGCTTGCCGACGAGCCGACCGGCAACGTCGATCCGCCGATGGCAAGGCGCCTGCTCAATCTTTTCCTCGAGCTCAACCGGCTCGGCACGGCGGTCGTGATCGCCACCCACGATCTGTCGCTGATGGACCAGGTGGAGGCGCGGCGCATGATCCTTTCGCAGGGGCGGCTCGACATCTATGAGTGACAGCCGCACGAAACACCAAAAGGATGTGCCCGAACAGGCACCGGAGGCACAACAGCGCCGGACGGAAATGCGCGTGCGCCCGACCGGCCCGATCGTGCCGTCGAGCAATGTGTCCGGCCATGCGCTGATGTGCGTCATCGCCATCATGTCGTTCCTCGCCTGCCTGACGCTCGGCGGCGTCAGCATGGTGCGAGCCACGGCCCAGAGCTGGCAATCGCAGATCTCCCGCGAGATCACCATCCAGATCAAGCCCGACGACAATCTCGACATGGAAAAGGCGCTGGCGGATGCCCGCGACCTGGCGCTGACCTTCAGTGGCACGACGGACGGCAAGATCGTCGACCGGGCCGCCACCGCCCGCCTGCTCGAACCCTGGCTCGGCGAAGGCCTCGATCTTGACGAGTTGCCCGTGCCGCGCCTCGTCATCATCACCATCGACGAAAGCAATCCGCCGGACTTTGCGGCCATGCGCAAGGCGCTGACAGAAATAATCCCGCAGGCTTTCCTCGACGACCACCGCACCTGGGTCGACCGGCTGGTCGCCATGGCCAACACCACGGCCATGATCGGCACCGGCGTGCTGACCCTGGTCTTTTCCGCCATGGTGCTGACAGTGGTCTTCGCAACGCGCGGCGCGCTGTCGGGCAATCGCCAT from Ensifer adhaerens includes the following:
- the hpt gene encoding hypoxanthine phosphoribosyltransferase yields the protein MPVVRGKNIEPLYTAETIAARNSELAGMIVNGPHKDLLVIAVLKGSFIFAADLIRSMHTAGLAPEVEFITLSSYGTGTVSQGVKITKDIDSDVHGRDVLLIDDILESGRTLRFAKELMYERGARNVTIAVLLDKRVKRKVELEADYVGFECPDHFVVGYGMDVAYAFRELPFVGVVTGDAE
- a CDS encoding TIGR02302 family protein, coding for MTQFRQDETPQPKPFSRTLALKRWLARAVLVAEQVLPRILLPGAIALLFLAFAWLGFFRAAPFWLHAVALFAFALTFLASLLPLSRLRLPGNADADRMLEERNALPHQAIRVQDDRPATDTPLGEALWREHQARMARMIGTLETGLPRPDIARHDPFALRAVPVLLACVAFAYSYSNRAGLLSDAFRLPQTSIEAANIRVDAWVTPPPYTGRAPIFLTGKPEAAAAVNEDAGAITIPQFSDITVRVTGAGADAPVRYAETGGSKPIAIPVAGEKAEEKQSKPKVDDASPKVAEMVATEPARSPNAVRNHVYKVVKDGELIVGSQRWAFKITPDGVPQIAFDGIPHPTINAALEITFTANDDYGIAQAWAEIKPLDEPAEGARALYPLPEYRLDLPRRNAREAKGTTSRNLSEHPLAGKRVAVTLVARDAAGQEGRSPPHDMILPARQFSQPLAGAVAEQRQVFALNANDLPRAIDLNDAVTALAEDWIPNLTHFLLLKSARTRMALAYNDDMLRDAAGYLWEIALGIEDGDLSLAERRLREAQQALSDALERNASDQEIAKLMQELRQAMQEYMQALAEQAMKNPRMTGKLDPNNILRQQDLEKMMNQIENLARSGARDQAQQMLSELQRMMNNLQAGRSQQQMGEQNDAMRQQMDKLGKLMQQQQQLMDETFKFDQALRDRMQRGDPLQGEDNELFGQEMPQDPGQQGDPNGQPNPLDNMTAEQLKDALKQLKEQQDALGKQLGELNKGLESMGIKPGKGFGEAKREMDGASGALGKGQGEQAVGNQGRALQALRQGAQDMMNQMQGQGQGGPGMGVPQYGQNGRDPLGRRQQNLGPNFGDQVKVPDEIDSQRARQILDEIRRRLGDSLSPEQERQYLERLLDMR
- a CDS encoding cell division protein FtsX, with the protein product MSDSRTKHQKDVPEQAPEAQQRRTEMRVRPTGPIVPSSNVSGHALMCVIAIMSFLACLTLGGVSMVRATAQSWQSQISREITIQIKPDDNLDMEKALADARDLALTFSGTTDGKIVDRAATARLLEPWLGEGLDLDELPVPRLVIITIDESNPPDFAAMRKALTEIIPQAFLDDHRTWVDRLVAMANTTAMIGTGVLTLVFSAMVLTVVFATRGALSGNRHIVEVLHFVGAEAGFVASEFQKHFLRISLKGAGAGGLLAALFFALAGFWQSRTLATPETDQATALFGTFTIGYGGYLGIAAIIVVIAILTTVTARLTVTRTIYEIDLIRSDPGRTDLYQS
- a CDS encoding response regulator translates to MAKILITEDEDALRSFVARALRLDGHETVEAGDGADGLACLEAEAFDLLLSDIRMPVMDGIELTHQASAAFPAMKILLMTGYAEQRERADDLTDKIVDVISKPFSLPDIRKAVALALAA
- the ftsE gene encoding cell division ATP-binding protein FtsE; the encoded protein is MIHFENVGLRYGMGPEILRDLTFDIPRRSFQFLTGPSGAGKTTLLRLLFLSLQPTRGLIRMFDRNISSIPREEFPMLRRRVGIVFQDFRLLDHLTTYENVALPLRVRGKEETSYRADVLELLKWVGLGERINVLPPVLSGGEKQRAAIARALIDRPEILLADEPTGNVDPPMARRLLNLFLELNRLGTAVVIATHDLSLMDQVEARRMILSQGRLDIYE